GGAGAAAATCTGGAGTATGTCGGAGCAGACGAAAAAACAAAAGGTTCCGGTCGACGAGGCTACGATGTCGTCATTCGCCAAGCGGCGACTCAGGCCATCGTGCGAGGCTCACTGGCGTTGGACAACACCATCATTGATCGAGGCGAGCAGATCACTCTGAGCGAAGGAAACAAGACGGTCACCTTCCAGACAATCAAGGGTGAGACGGTTGAAACCAACTTAAATGCCCTGGAAAAAGCAATCAAGGATGCAGGGTTACGGATCAAGATGAATCGTTCTCTACAGATTGATACGGATGCGAATGCACCACAGGTGCTTGAATTTCAGCATTCGGACTATGGTAGTGAGCACTCCTTTAGCATCTCCAGCACTACGGCAGGAATTCTCTCCTCCGAAGGCGATGTGTACGACACAGTGAAAAACGGACTGGATGTGCAAGGCGAGATCAATGGAGAGGAGGCAAAGGGGAAAGGTCAGATTCTGACAGGTGGACCAGGTGCTGCGAAGGTTGAGGGACTTCAGATTCGTTATACTGGTGAAGATGTTGGTTTCAGCAAAGATGATCTCAAGTTCATGCCATTGGGTACAACTAGGGAAATGAATTTTCAGCAGAATTTACAGAACCAAGCTGGCAAGCGAGTCGGTGGAGTGACCTTCTCACAGACAGTGTTGAACTTTCAGGTAGGAGCCAACTGTGGTCAGACGACGATTCTAGCGATCCAGAGCATGTGGGCTAAGGCACTTGGTCGAGGTGTGCGCAATAAATCTGAATTCGATTCTCTTCAAGATATCGATGTGACAAGTGCTG
This DNA window, taken from SAR324 cluster bacterium, encodes the following:
- a CDS encoding flagellin, which translates into the protein MSIRINTNISAINAHRMLARNNEISSRNLERLSSGQKINRGADGPAALVISERLRAQIGGIKQAIDNSEAGISLVQTAEGALDEVSAALVNARQLAVHAANEAVNDEVMLKADQQELENILGTINRIAKNTQYGTKTLLDGSKGGNGVTTGENLEYVGADEKTKGSGRRGYDVVIRQAATQAIVRGSLALDNTIIDRGEQITLSEGNKTVTFQTIKGETVETNLNALEKAIKDAGLRIKMNRSLQIDTDANAPQVLEFQHSDYGSEHSFSISSTTAGILSSEGDVYDTVKNGLDVQGEINGEEAKGKGQILTGGPGAAKVEGLQIRYTGEDVGFSKDDLKFMPLGTTREMNFQQNLQNQAGKRVGGVTFSQTVLNFQVGANCGQTTILAIQSMWAKALGRGVRNKSEFDSLQDIDVTSADRAQDAMCVIDRALEEVNATRARLGAFQKNNLESNLSYLRYAHENLSKSESVIRDADIADEMTQFTRNQIMMDTTMAMLAQANQRPQSVLQLLQ